gttatcacgtgaaaagacaccacggaaatgattgattttcaactttccgatgtattttataatatcttgagacgaaagcggtctatcaggtagcgtgatcatcagttttttttccttaacctattcttgtttgatttcaaaccactgcctttttttctttttgaattttgaaccgcattatacacactagcacctccagacatcaaactaccaagtgctgacaatcctgcaaatataggtattaagggaaTTGCACCTCCTGATTGTCTCGGTACTAAAATCAACCTTTTACcaccattctttttttttgagattcttttttttttcgctgctagtatacaatttgtttttatagcacgtttccgtttgcaacccatacctatttttcttttagctttcattgcgtttgttactgcgtacgcaactaatttctcttttctaggtgtatcttttgctttaaatctctcccaagcacgattttctagcactttatcagctttatgtctatcgtctaaatttttactcgttgcatacacaatatcgtgatcacgacaagcagcatccaatgggtttattcctttatcaccacgatctagtctcttttttaattttgtaccaggGCCGCAATACTGATAGCCTGAAACATGGGCTTCGAACGGGAGACTATTTATAAGAGAGTTTACTAATCCTTTTCCAGTCTTGTCTGACTTATACTTGCGAGTTGAACACGCCATCTATAACtggctataaatttaaaaaatctagagtatttatatgaaaataatatgaatttgattgagcagaaagataaattagatgttataaatgtagatgttcaggtaataaaaaaaccatcaagacaTGGTTCGTTATTACCCGATACTATACGTGCTATACTAGTTGGCCCCAGtggttcaggaaaaacaaatataatgtataatctgatcacacatgcaaacgggttaagatttgaaaatatttatttatactcaaaaacctctaatcaggaaaaatatgttttattgaaaaaaataatagatgatataaagggtgctaattttttcatatttacaagcgctgataaggttataaaaccaaacttaaccaaaaaaaattccatcatCATTTTTGACGATGTGATATGTGGTCCACAGTCCGTAATTAGAGAATACTTTAGTATGGGTAGACATTCGGgtgctagctctgtattttatttagcacagacatattctaaaataaccaaacagctagtaagagataacgcaaacttcttaataatactgaaacaagatgatacaaatttacgacatatattcaacgatcattcatctacagatatggatttctcagaatttcgcaaaatttctcatttatgttggaatcatagtgattatgggtttatggtcatcgataaaactcgggaaatgaatgaaggaaggtatagatgtggttttcatacgttcattaaaataagataattttatatgcttatactcatatataaatataccgtcacAAAGTAATTATCTGCATAGTGTTATCGGTAGTCACACGATAcaggtatattacatttattatttacaatgaacaaagaaaaagtcttgttggaaaatttaataacatcaaaaaaaaatattaaacgaaaaataatggaaatgaaacgcggtgttatagattctgaaaactatttccgtgaagcatttaagccaataattgaaccattgagtacacatacaaaacaaaatgaaatatggaacacacagtcaactgagctagaaaataaatcagaaacctcatgtactagtgaagatgatgatgataacgaattaaattcaccatttgaaatttttttaaataaccgtcctaaatcaacacgttatgataaatcctatggtttgcattatgataaagatagtgattcgtataaaataggaaaacacTCTGCAACTTTTAGTCACGGTAAATTATTgctgcttaataaatattataaatttacaccaggactatggtctttattatgtgagaaggaaccaaaaaaaacaactatagaagatatagaatcttattacaatattttgaaaacttctggagtCCATTTAAAAGCAGATGGAAAACCTAGAACCTCGAGGTACCATAAATGGATGACTGTTGTAAAACCGTTGTATGATCGAATGAAAATGGAGGAAAAACAGTTTAACGAAGAGATAGCtaaaattaatgagaatacaactcctcgaattagcttaaaatcatttaacaatactttaccttctactccttttgggttatttaacgctaaacgtagaaaaataacacaagaaattgaaccatttgattttaatcaatcagCAAGCAGTTTTTCACCTGCAGATCACATGTCTacagatatgattaattttacttcatcacctgatcctaagacaggcagaggtttatataaagatgtattacctcaaacacaattagtttattatgacaatccgaatgagctagtaactagattaaatcttctgacatcatcacaaagtgttggtaatactggtgtcaataatgaaattatatctattttagaagaactgcgtgagagaaatattatagtataatgtcaACCTTAGAGAGTATAGCTAATGAGCTACATCGAccagcgagaaaaatatttcctagacgtagtgtggtaacacggtttattgacgacttctggcaagctgatttaatggatatgcaatctcattctaaaaaaaattatggttttaaattcatattaattgttatagacacatatagcaaatatgtatttgtggaaccgctgaaaaataaatcaggtaaagaatgtacaaaaggaatgtttaatatattgaaaaaagctaaaccaaaatttttacagacagataatggtacagaattttacaatgtccaattccaagatttaatgaaaaaatataaaattaaacattacagttcatacagtgttatcaaatgttcaatcGCGGAACGTGTGATTcgaactcttaaaaataatatatatagacattttactgCAACAGGCACATGGAATTGGcacaatacaatatcaaaaattatacataactataataacacaaaacacaGAACAATCAAATGTACACCTAGTGAAGCTCGAATGGGtacaaacagaattaaatttaacacatatataaattctgaaacattgtataaaccaaaatttaaagttaacgataaagtacgaatatctaagtataaacatatatttactaaaggatatacaccaaattggacaacggaaatatttacagtttcaaaagttttacagacaaaTCCAGTAACTTATCAACTAAAGGATGAATCAGGCAGTATAATTTTAGGTGGTTTTTATgaacaggaaattaaattaactgattttccaaacacctttctcattgaacgtattgtaaaaaaagttgggaataaaatgtttgttaaatggttaggttttgattcaagtcaaaattcatggataacatcatcagatattttaaaataatgtttttttatgtataatatttatttatttatttatttatttatttttttaataaaataaaatatcagttttttttagtaagtcgaattaattatttcacatgATCTCCTGATCCTCATTAGtctgttttgaaaactatatataaatatatacaatcgataaaaacaaaaagcgtCATCTAGTggtaaataaatcaatgaaaataataatactgctgtaTTTTGTTCCGCTAGATAACGCTTTTAAACTGAGTCATTAAGTTTATAGTGACCATAAGCTAAAGTATTTATCCCGTCATCCATTATATAACGTTTATCATCGTTTGCACTTAGAACAAGTTTGCTCATTGTTTTCGAATGAACAATATGTTTATTTGATtggataaaattcatttttctatgAGTTTGTTCATCCTTGAGagttttatggtttataaaagcgtttagtatattcatataattgttaaattgcatgtgatttttaattatatatttctttacgccttttgctttttttttctcagcgccatctatagttttataagcatataatttcggtcttaatgaaacgaattctttaattataattcctTTCATTTCATCTTTAAAGAACCCTGgttgatttttatgaatttcattaaaacaaCAATGGTCTTTAGGATAATTAGATGTGtcaaaatatggtaataaactattttttaaatcgtcaaaaaaatttgttgtttgGATAGCATATATCAGGGAATCAGTATCCGAATATAAAGAACTAATTTTATTACCATACCTTTTCttcattacattataatggaagtcatacataaatgttttcgaaACGTCTAAAATTGCAAATCCTACATAAATTGCCTTGTCGAATTTAATTGTTTCCTTATGCTGATGAATGGCCATGAGATTCTTAGAATATATAGTTCTgtctttaaaactagttttcGCCATTAATTTCCTTGCTTTTTGTTCTGAAGAAACCAGTTTTATAGAAGTTCTTGCTCGAACATTCTCCATACATTTACCAAAAACGCTATTAATTAGCAACTTCCAGAAATCCTTCTCAAACTCGTTTTTAGCTTGTACTCTCATagatgtacataattttatgtatgatgccATCCATTTACTTTGGGAAAAACGGATAGCTCGATGAATTTTTACTACTTTAAGACCGTGAGAAattgcttgttttaaatttatgtaatgtacaatatagttttttttcggtgATAAAGTAGTTAACAATTTCTCAACTTTCGAATTTGGTGGACATTCGTTAAACGGTAAAAATGGGAaatcattatgatatttatgtagaTGTTTAGGATACTCAATATCAACTTCTAATATATATCCGACTTCTGAATCATCAGCGATTTTAGTAACATCTATGTTGAGATCGTCAACccattcaaaatctttaaaaggtAATTCTGTTAACATAGACTTCCCATACAAATTCACACAATCGAGATATGTAATCCATGTGATCGGTTCATTTGCATTATAGTCCAATCCTTCGATATTTGGTATGTTTGCCTTAACATATCTTTTGGTTGATTGGCATATCCCGCCTCTAATCGATTTTTCGAAGAAAAGCAACATGTTATACTCCTTTAACCTTGATAATTTGACCTTGGTATACTTCAGCATACAGTCAAAAGCAAACCCGGGAGCAGTCATATAATGAGCAGGATCTAGTTCGAGCGTAGATAAACATAAGTCTCTAAAATTTTCGAACACATCGGCTAGTATGCtaacatcagtttttaaataaagatcgctATATTCACCTAAAGTCTTTATATCAAATGTATGCCATACATTTTTAGCATGTATATAATCTTCATCACTAATTTTCTCGTCTGTTAAAGAGTTATAAAATTCTAGCTTTGATGGTAGAAAAGTATCATCTAATTTACTCCAATTATCGACATATTCATAAGGGAAGACTCCTTTTCGTGTAACTAAATCTAGTGCTTccgcagaaaatattttaagagtttCTCTAAATCTCGACTTATCTTCAGATAAATTTTCCGCAAGTTTACTTAATGACTCGCTCATAAAACGGAATGTATCAacaaattttatactaaatgtaGGTGCGATTTCCTTGCTgaaggatatatatttttctgatgaatTAGGAATAACGTGAATATTTTGATCATCGCAACCGAGCTCTCGAATTATGAAATGGCTATCGTAcgataaattatgaaagaaaattggaaTGAATGATGGAttagttatttgaaaattacattcgAGACAAAGACATTGTCTATATTTACCAGTAAAATGACAGTGATCTcgaactttaattaaattattttttttaaaatgttttgaacatttttcacatcttttaattctttgaaaacgtttttcttctttttcagtTAATTTACCCATTGGTGTAGCAGTTTcgtaaattgttttgatattatttccgatatcaatcatattttccataaattttTTTGCTGCATTTTCACCTCTATAAATAACCACCTTTCTAGGAATCTTCAACTGTTTTACTAACTcttttggtataatatcatagtcgacttttacataaaacccataactcataatttcatgtaaatgtgtaatatatgtttttttttttttacaactctgAATGAATTCATCAGGTTTTTTAGGAGTTAAAATACATTCGAAGTCTGCATAAATAACAATTGGTATCCTttgagtttttttataacttttaaaataaataaaatcatcatctccCTCTTCAAACATTATAGGTTTCCCTAATTGGTTCTTTCTACAATTATGTTGATGTTCAATCAATCCTTTCATACCCCAAAGTTTGCTTTTACACGGTTTGTTCCCAAAAGTAGTAAAACATCTTTTACATATAATTAGCTTagtacaatttttagttttctgacttctaacgaatcttgaaaaattttttatataacagtaatgtgatgtttcatcattattgaacagaaaaagatcgaaatgtttttttctttcagtattacaaatatacaaaggaaaaatatgttttttatcatttaaactataaatattaattgatacatcgtttgtacgttcaaattttttcatctgactgattggtgttggaaaatcaatacatttaaaatctaaaccactttttgtttctaacattttaaaatatttcttattcaaataagttttattcgatcgattatcaaacttagatagtattgaatatttaaaacatttagcatcgttattttttacatttataattgctcttttatcttttatatattcagGTAGATCTAGATACGTTCCTCCTCTGAGAGGATTCACTGTATTAATTCTCAATTGTAATACATCTATAGTTTTAAGGGACCACCCAGATCCTTTCGCTAAAAACTGGTCTTgttcagataataatttattgaacattccatttagtaatttattgaaattggaTGAATTACATGCAAGTGTATTAGAAGTTTTGAAAGCTATGTCCCGAACTTCTTGAGTGAGTATTCTTTCGTATACGCTATccacatgtaaattaaattttatagatgattgtaaacatgattcttttaactttaaaattaatttatctctaacatagttaaaaaaaagcgtgtaatctataaaatttaaagtattcttaatcaaaaatgtttttgaacatttcttaAATCTCTCGATTTCAAATAAACCTTCGTCAGAAGATGACATCCGCTCGTGTTTTGTaaccgtttttcttttcattatgaaactgaaaaaatagattaaataaaaaaaaacataggtaaaagcaatcataatattgtaaatttattataacatcaacttctttttttttaattcttatgcaagcaattcagaatattgttttcaaaatataataaaagtattaattctaaattattacaaagaaaaaaagaattggttaatataataagaaattactcaGATTCTAATTCTCTTAACCGATTGTTTAGTTCTGTTAACCGGCACTGAAGATCTGCTTTACATTCACTTGAATATTTTTCGAAactattatgttcatttatcaatttatttttaaaaactgttttttttcttaatacaatcattaatttttgtaaatactttttgaaatgctTTCCGTTTCTCGATACAATAGCGTTTATTGTCACGCACCTGCTGTTCTACTTCTAGAATTCTGCTTTTAACTACGTTTATTTCTGAGTTCATGATTCTGAAAATTACatagaatttcaaaactaactgttaattgatacgtttttttaaatctaaaccacttttcctaacatttttattgcattagttttatttgaacGATTATCAAACTTATCCAGAATTGatgatataaaacatttattattcttcaacagatattatatacacagggatgatatattttataatttatgacaatatcattcgatatatttttataatataaaataataaataataacaaaataatttatttgtaaaaacaaattttattttttggaaaaactgaatattatcaatatttgtctAATTGTTCATACAACTCACTAAGACctttctgtatatttttttcacaaagaaacgctatataatttgaatttttataattatttatcatcgtTTGTTTTTCTTCTTCTAATATTGCTCGTGTCGTTTTCAATCTTGCTTTCAgaatctttatatttatttctctcAAGTTTTTTCTGAAAGTGACTTTAATTTCATCCATGCCGAGGTTGTTTTCGTCACGTTGTTGTAATATGGAGTTGATTTTTTCTAAGATAAGTGAcgactccatttttttttttttgtttttttgtttttttttattctagaaaaattgaatagaaataaaataatgtacaataataataataatttattattttattttatatttaactcttttatataagaaaaaattgtgttaatcaTAATTTACTAACATGTTTAACACTTAAAAGCTATGGTTCTCCttgggaaaataataatatttctgtttttacaacatatttccAAGTAAGGACTACTCTTTCTGCTAATTTCCCTACGACTCCGCCTCTACTTCTTAATTTGTTGACCACTAGACCAATTCCAGTGGCTTCTAAAAGTTCTATAGTCATCGGTAGTTTCGAAAGTTTGTATACACATTCATATATTTGTTCGTTGTCACAGGCCTCATCAGCTCTTACGATTTTTCTGGCGTAATGATTAATCACTCTGActgacctatatatatatatatatatatatttatataaatgtttcttTATTAGGTTAGTTCAcatataaatgcttatattattttatgaaaccaagtataatataagcatttatatcaaaataaaaattaactatgatgGTAGatcgtgtataaattatagttttcaatgattatatttagtttGCAGAAACTaacgaataatttaataataacgtaaatgaaaaaaacaatactatattataaactataaaaaagaaaattacattgaatacctatatacataaatataaacttataatattattactaattattcataacaaatttaaaaaaaaaaattttaacctgaTCTAAATCTTTCGCGCTTAGATTCTGCTGTTGTAATAAAATCTAACCTTTTACCGAAACAGTGTTCTCGCTTACGAAAATTTGTAAcatataaatcactatattttttacatatatccattttttcttctcttaataaaactaattttgcgtttaaatcttttatataagaaaaatttgggttagagtttgttctacttaaataaataatgaatttcaggtttttaattttttttttgagatctttatattcatatctttctttaatcttattttcatcaatcatcttcgttaaggttacaatttgttgtccataatattgaatttgttcattacaaaaatcatatgaataccaaaaattcattatctgtaatttttgactaaatacattagtataaaatataaaatattatataaatctaattatttaaagtgattatttataaaacaacgaatgtacgtatatacgtatatataataataactaattatattttcaaagctaaataaaaaacctttaaaaattagacaatatagcatttatatcataaaaaataaaattttagttgctAGTGAAGCTACGTCACacgataatagaaaaaaacgtgATAGTTTATATGTTAGTTAATAGTAGATAGGGCGATTGTAACTATCGTAGAGTTCGTACGGTAACATTACGTTGTCACGAAAGCAACTACGTGTTTACTATCAACGTGCGACAGCAGCTTTCGAATAATCTTAAcgtaaaagcaataaaaaaaacattatagaaaaaaataatttaaatttatatatgtgtataatatacgttttaggatatat
This genomic window from Metopolophium dirhodum isolate CAU chromosome 1, ASM1992520v1, whole genome shotgun sequence contains:
- the LOC132933319 gene encoding uncharacterized protein LOC132933319, which produces MKRKTVTKHERMSSSDEGLFEIERFKKCSKTFLIKNTLNFIDYTLFFNYVRDKLILKLKESCLQSSIKFNLHVDSVYERILTQEVRDIAFKTSNTLACNSSNFNKLLNGMFNKLLSEQDQFLAKGSGWSLKTIDVLQLRINTVNPLRGGTYLDLPEYIKDKRAIINVKNNDAKCFKYSILSKFDNRSNKTYLNKKYFKMLETKSGLDFKCIDFPTPISQMKKFERTNDVSINIYSLNDKKHIFPLYICNTERKKHFDLFLFNNDETSHYCYIKNFSRFVRSQKTKNCTKLIICKRCFTTFGNKPCKSKLWGMKGLIEHQHNCRKNQLGKPIMFEEGDDDFIYFKSYKKTQRIPIVIYADFECILTPKKPDEFIQSCKKKKTYITHLHEIMSYGFYVKVDYDIIPKELVKQLKIPRKVVIYRGENAAKKFMENMIDIGNNIKTIYETATPMGKLTEKEEKRFQRIKRCEKCSKHFKKNNLIKVRDHCHFTGKYRQCLCLECNFQITNPSFIPIFFHNLSYDSHFIIRELGCDDQNIHVIPNSSEKYISFSKEIAPTFSIKFVDTFRFMSESLSKLAENLSEDKSRFRETLKIFSAEALDLVTRKGVFPYEYVDNWSKLDDTFLPSKLEFYNSLTDEKISDEDYIHAKNVWHTFDIKTLGEYSDLYLKTDVSILADVFENFRDLCLSTLELDPAHYMTAPGFAFDCMLKYTKVKLSRLKEYNMLLFFEKSIRGGICQSTKRYVKANIPNIEGLDYNANEPITWITYLDCVNLYGKSMLTELPFKDFEWVDDLNIDVTKIADDSEVGYILEVDIEYPKHLHKYHNDFPFLPFNECPPNSKVEKLLTTLSPKKNYIVHYINLKQAISHGLKVVKIHRAIRFSQSKWMASYIKLCTSMRVQAKNEFEKDFWKLLINSVFGKCMENVRARTSIKLVSSEQKARKLMAKTSFKDRTIYSKNLMAIHQHKETIKFDKDEQTHRKMNFIQSNKHIVHSKTMSKLVLSANDDKRYIMDDGINTLAYGHYKLNDSV